One stretch of Muribaculum intestinale DNA includes these proteins:
- the mtaB gene encoding tRNA (N(6)-L-threonylcarbamoyladenosine(37)-C(2))-methylthiotransferase MtaB yields MIDQSVFTGRKALFHTFGCKLNFAETSTVARLFAEKGIRRIQAGETPDIVVINTCSVTEVADKKCRQAIRGFARRYPDAAIVVTGCYAQLKSEEIAALPGVAVVAGSDRKLLLSDYIDRWMSDHATVHEVTPTKDIRTFSPSCSAEDRTRHFLKVQDGCDYWCTYCTIPMARGRSRSGTIAELVAQAEKVAEDGGREIVLTGVNIGDFGKGRDDNFFDLIKALDRVEGIERYRISSIEPNLLTDEIIDWVAESRAFMPHFHVPLQAGSDEVLRLMRRHYDTSLFRHRMERIRNAMPHAFIGVDLIVGARGETDELFAQSRDFVDSLDISRLHVFPYSERPGTRALELDGVVSQQEKHRRTNEMLAISERKLAEFSSRFAGTVRPVLAEHPRKGKPMMGFTDNYLRVRMQPLPELAGQVVNVLLGSPDNIGEEIEGEIIKP; encoded by the coding sequence ATGATTGATCAATCAGTATTTACTGGCCGGAAGGCATTGTTTCATACATTTGGCTGCAAACTTAATTTTGCAGAGACCTCGACTGTGGCCCGACTGTTTGCCGAAAAGGGAATACGTCGGATACAGGCCGGGGAAACGCCTGATATAGTGGTTATAAATACATGTAGTGTCACAGAGGTTGCAGATAAAAAGTGCCGACAGGCGATACGTGGGTTTGCCCGGCGTTATCCCGATGCTGCAATTGTTGTGACCGGATGCTATGCTCAGCTTAAGAGTGAGGAAATAGCCGCGCTGCCGGGTGTGGCGGTTGTGGCCGGGAGTGACCGCAAGTTGCTTTTGTCGGATTATATTGACCGTTGGATGTCCGACCACGCAACTGTACACGAGGTAACTCCGACAAAAGATATACGTACTTTTTCCCCCTCATGTTCTGCCGAGGACCGTACTCGCCATTTTCTGAAAGTACAGGATGGCTGCGACTATTGGTGTACTTACTGCACAATACCTATGGCACGCGGGCGCAGTCGCTCGGGTACTATTGCCGAGCTTGTCGCACAGGCTGAAAAGGTTGCTGAGGACGGTGGCCGCGAGATAGTGCTTACCGGAGTAAATATCGGCGATTTCGGCAAAGGGCGTGATGATAATTTCTTTGACCTTATCAAGGCTTTGGACCGGGTTGAGGGTATAGAACGCTATCGTATATCTTCGATAGAGCCGAATCTGCTTACCGATGAGATTATCGACTGGGTAGCCGAATCGAGAGCGTTTATGCCTCATTTTCATGTGCCTCTGCAGGCTGGTAGCGATGAGGTACTGCGTCTCATGCGCCGACATTACGATACGTCGCTGTTCCGCCACCGGATGGAGCGTATACGCAATGCTATGCCTCATGCGTTTATTGGGGTTGATTTGATTGTCGGTGCCAGAGGCGAGACGGATGAACTGTTTGCACAAAGCCGCGATTTTGTCGACAGTCTTGACATAAGCCGTCTGCATGTGTTCCCATATTCCGAACGTCCGGGCACACGAGCGCTTGAACTTGACGGTGTAGTGTCTCAGCAGGAAAAGCATCGCCGTACCAACGAGATGCTTGCGATATCCGAGCGTAAACTTGCGGAATTCTCATCGCGTTTTGCCGGAACGGTGAGGCCCGTGCTTGCAGAGCATCCTCGTAAGGGAAAGCCTATGATGGGATTTACCGACAATTATCTGAGAGTGAGAATGCAGCCTTTACCCGAGCTTGCTGGACAGGTGGTAAATGTGCTGCTTGGTTCTCCGGATAATATCGGGGAAGAAATTGAGGGCGAAATTATAAAGCCGTGA
- a CDS encoding DUF5131 family protein, protein MPMWNPWHGCHKISAGCRHCYVFREDAAFGTSIPSTEVRRTLSFSLPLRRDRSGNWKYPAGTEFALCLTSDFLIEEADGWRDDIWEIMRIRSDCSFFFFTKRIERLDAMLPDDWGDGYDNVAIGCTVENQERADYRMPIFLSLPIRHRLVIVAPMLERVDLRPYLAPGVIEEVSVGGESGKYARELDYSWVTDMREQCEDSGVAFCFHQTGSYLLKDGRHYHIPREHQHSQAAKAGINIHIERHK, encoded by the coding sequence ATGCCGATGTGGAATCCATGGCATGGTTGCCATAAGATAAGTGCCGGATGCCGGCATTGTTATGTGTTCCGTGAAGATGCAGCTTTCGGAACATCGATACCGTCTACTGAAGTCCGGCGAACATTATCATTCAGTCTTCCTCTTAGGAGAGACCGAAGCGGAAACTGGAAATACCCTGCCGGTACAGAGTTTGCTCTCTGTCTGACATCCGATTTTCTTATTGAGGAAGCAGATGGCTGGAGAGATGATATATGGGAAATCATGCGCATACGAAGCGACTGTTCGTTCTTTTTCTTTACAAAACGCATTGAACGTCTTGACGCCATGCTTCCGGACGACTGGGGTGACGGCTACGATAATGTAGCCATAGGATGCACGGTGGAAAATCAGGAACGTGCCGATTACCGTATGCCGATATTCCTTTCATTGCCGATACGACATAGGCTTGTCATAGTCGCGCCCATGCTTGAGCGGGTTGACCTTCGTCCGTACCTTGCGCCCGGAGTTATTGAGGAAGTATCGGTCGGCGGCGAGTCGGGGAAGTATGCGCGCGAACTTGATTACAGTTGGGTGACTGATATGCGTGAGCAGTGTGAGGATTCGGGAGTCGCATTCTGTTTTCACCAGACCGGATCATATCTTTTGAAAGATGGCCGACACTATCATATCCCGCGTGAGCATCAGCATTCACAGGCTGCGAAAGCAGGTATAAATATACATATTGAACGACATAAATAG
- a CDS encoding acetate/propionate family kinase: MNILVLNCGSSSVKYKLIDTADKHVLAEGGVEKIGLPDSFLKFKLADGSKKVIEESIPDHRKAVNDILNLLTSKEYGCITSLKDIDAVGHRVVHGGEKFNKSVLIDDEVIEKIKECYDVAPLHNPVNMAGIDAVTELMPGIPQVAVFDTAFHQTMPKEAYMYALPYRLYEEYGVRRYGFHGTSHRYVSRRACDFLGLPYEKQRIITCHIGNGGSITAILDGKSIDTSMGLTPTEGLMMGTRAGDIDPGAIAFIMEKDRINTKGISNLINKRSGVLGISGISSDMRDIDAAIAEGNERAKLALDMYIYRIIKYIGAYTAVLDGVDLIVFTGGVGENQQPLRQRVCDHLNYLGVKIDKEVNAASRGEEKLISTPDSKVKVVVIPTDEEMMIAKDTEEIVNKK, from the coding sequence ATGAATATTTTAGTGCTCAATTGCGGCAGTAGCTCCGTAAAATACAAGCTGATTGACACAGCCGACAAACATGTGCTCGCCGAAGGCGGAGTGGAAAAAATCGGATTGCCCGACTCATTCTTGAAATTCAAGCTCGCCGACGGAAGCAAAAAAGTAATTGAAGAGTCGATTCCCGACCATCGCAAGGCGGTAAACGATATACTCAATCTCCTTACCAGCAAGGAATACGGATGTATCACCAGCCTAAAAGACATTGATGCGGTAGGCCATCGTGTGGTACATGGCGGCGAGAAGTTCAACAAGAGCGTGCTCATTGATGATGAGGTAATCGAGAAAATCAAAGAGTGCTACGATGTGGCGCCTCTACACAATCCGGTGAACATGGCCGGCATCGACGCAGTCACCGAACTAATGCCCGGTATTCCCCAGGTAGCGGTATTCGACACTGCATTCCATCAGACAATGCCCAAAGAGGCCTACATGTACGCACTCCCCTACCGTCTTTATGAAGAGTATGGAGTACGTCGTTATGGCTTTCACGGAACAAGCCATCGATATGTATCACGTCGCGCTTGTGATTTCCTCGGCCTGCCATACGAAAAGCAGCGCATCATTACATGCCATATCGGCAACGGAGGTTCAATCACAGCCATTCTTGACGGAAAGAGCATAGACACATCCATGGGTCTCACTCCTACTGAAGGACTGATGATGGGGACACGTGCCGGTGATATCGACCCCGGCGCCATAGCTTTCATAATGGAGAAAGACCGCATCAACACCAAAGGTATTTCCAATCTCATAAACAAGCGTAGCGGTGTACTCGGCATTTCCGGCATATCATCCGACATGCGAGATATAGATGCTGCAATAGCCGAAGGCAACGAACGCGCCAAACTCGCGCTCGATATGTACATATACCGCATTATCAAATATATCGGTGCATATACCGCAGTGCTCGACGGCGTTGATCTCATCGTATTCACCGGAGGTGTAGGCGAAAACCAGCAGCCACTGCGCCAACGTGTATGCGACCATCTGAACTACCTCGGAGTAAAGATTGACAAAGAAGTAAACGCAGCATCACGCGGCGAGGAAAAACTCATCTCCACTCCCGATTCAAAGGTAAAGGTTGTCGTAATTCCTACCGATGAAGAAATGATGATTGCAAAAGACACCGAAGAAATCGTAAACAAAAAATAA
- the lgt gene encoding prolipoprotein diacylglyceryl transferase, protein MLDYITWAANPDIISSPITVRWYGLMFAIGFIIGYEIVARIFKHEGAPERWLGILLIYVVIATIVGARLGHVFFYEWDVYSQNPIRILYIWEGGLASHGGTIAIIIAIILYSIFVTKRSPLWTFDRLVIAIALVGGLIRLGNLFNSEIFGTATTLPWGFMFVRSREWHMLYEGQAVHPTQIYEALCYFALFGLLMWMYWKKNAEERPGLIFGVFMIGIFLPRFLIEFIKNDQVAREATMSLNIGQQLSIPFILLGVGLIIYAMMRPKVHLTFPNRFADEKVTTKRR, encoded by the coding sequence ATGCTCGACTACATTACATGGGCCGCCAACCCCGACATAATATCCAGTCCGATAACCGTAAGATGGTACGGACTTATGTTTGCAATCGGCTTTATAATAGGCTATGAGATTGTAGCCCGAATTTTCAAACATGAAGGGGCTCCTGAACGATGGCTCGGCATATTGCTAATTTATGTGGTTATTGCCACAATCGTCGGAGCGCGTCTTGGCCATGTGTTTTTCTACGAATGGGATGTATACAGCCAAAATCCCATACGCATACTATACATATGGGAGGGTGGACTCGCAAGTCATGGCGGCACAATCGCCATAATCATTGCCATAATCCTATACTCTATTTTTGTAACCAAGCGTAGTCCTCTATGGACATTCGACCGGTTGGTCATCGCGATAGCCCTTGTAGGTGGTCTTATACGACTCGGCAACCTTTTCAATTCCGAAATCTTCGGCACCGCCACAACCCTACCGTGGGGATTCATGTTTGTGCGCTCCCGCGAATGGCATATGCTCTACGAGGGCCAGGCAGTACATCCCACCCAGATTTATGAAGCGTTGTGCTACTTCGCCCTTTTCGGACTGCTTATGTGGATGTATTGGAAAAAGAATGCCGAAGAACGTCCCGGACTGATATTCGGAGTGTTCATGATAGGAATATTCCTGCCTCGTTTCCTCATTGAATTTATCAAAAACGATCAGGTGGCGCGTGAGGCTACCATGTCACTCAACATCGGACAACAACTGAGCATACCGTTTATATTGCTTGGAGTCGGATTGATTATATATGCAATGATGCGCCCTAAAGTGCATCTTACATTCCCCAATCGATTCGCCGACGAAAAAGTGACAACAAAACGCAGATAA
- a CDS encoding endonuclease — MKHLSLLRPFAITMACMASGGVLYPDVVGDYAVGRKDDALKNTLHRHCGPVNMVDTDIQWSEYLEIIAEQQGVSNGSGSVTDAVTGHRYSLSDARMSLALAHPLDKSWFGLPAAYRSQSLADLYNCILTCPEVMKACAAGNGFASVDAASDIVYGDGWSRGVLLLDGWNIPVIEPADAMKGPVARRILYIATIYPCSIWSGDGVKFFTSAEYPGLTDFSIDTYMDWHRQYPVTDIERSGNDAVEARQGNRNPFVDYPELAEYIWGENRGEVYNGQAGKTDPPPATGEQPVVKLPLRGVYSVAEDVYLDLYSPYVPDNVMWSVDGADVENARIALSEIGVGTHEIRYRNAIASGKLFIDIRP, encoded by the coding sequence ATGAAACATTTATCTCTCCTCCGTCCTTTTGCTATAACGATGGCATGTATGGCATCGGGTGGCGTGCTTTATCCCGATGTTGTCGGAGATTATGCCGTAGGCCGAAAGGATGACGCTCTCAAGAACACACTGCACCGGCATTGCGGCCCTGTGAATATGGTTGATACGGATATCCAATGGTCCGAGTATCTTGAAATCATAGCCGAACAGCAAGGCGTGTCAAATGGCTCGGGCTCTGTAACCGACGCTGTCACGGGACATCGCTATTCATTGTCTGACGCACGCATGTCGCTTGCTCTTGCACATCCTCTCGACAAAAGCTGGTTTGGACTTCCCGCTGCTTACCGGTCACAGTCGTTAGCCGATCTATACAATTGTATTCTGACTTGTCCGGAAGTTATGAAGGCATGTGCGGCAGGGAACGGTTTTGCGTCGGTAGACGCAGCTTCTGATATTGTATATGGTGATGGATGGAGCAGAGGAGTGCTTCTGCTTGATGGATGGAATATACCTGTAATTGAGCCGGCCGATGCCATGAAGGGTCCCGTTGCCCGACGTATTCTATATATTGCCACCATATATCCATGCTCGATATGGAGTGGAGACGGAGTAAAGTTTTTCACCTCTGCGGAGTATCCGGGACTGACCGATTTTTCAATTGATACATATATGGACTGGCACAGACAATATCCTGTGACAGATATCGAACGCTCCGGCAATGATGCTGTCGAGGCGAGGCAAGGCAATCGCAATCCTTTTGTCGATTATCCCGAGCTCGCCGAATATATATGGGGCGAGAATAGGGGAGAGGTGTATAATGGACAGGCAGGAAAGACTGATCCGCCACCGGCCACGGGTGAACAGCCTGTTGTCAAGTTACCTCTTCGAGGAGTCTACTCTGTGGCCGAAGATGTGTATCTTGATTTATATTCACCATATGTTCCTGATAATGTGATGTGGAGTGTGGATGGTGCCGATGTGGAAAATGCGCGTATAGCTCTGTCGGAAATCGGTGTCGGAACCCATGAAATAAGATATCGCAATGCAATTGCATCTGGAAAACTTTTTATTGACATACGCCCATGA
- a CDS encoding lysophospholipid acyltransferase family protein has product MREKWYYGLLGIILGGIARLPFRVLYAISDLIFIILYYIVHYRRRVAYENIRASFPEKSDKECHDICRRFFRNFADYFVETIKLAHVSDEQIKSRFEIVGIEHVDRLFTEGRSIAMYFGHCGNWEWGTSITLWSRFKPSDKIVYAQVYRPLTNEWFNHYFLMLRSRFGSVSYEKKLVFRDLLMLRRAGCQAIVGFMSDQKPSAGDVTHVVKFLNHPTAMITGTETIVRRLDMAALYWDVEKPSRGHYRMTVRSLTENVSELPEFALTDMYARMLEQTILRTPDIWLWTHKRWKYAVDYPEGFIDTLHSQSLES; this is encoded by the coding sequence ATGAGAGAAAAATGGTATTATGGTCTGCTTGGAATTATTCTTGGTGGCATTGCCAGACTGCCATTCCGGGTTCTTTATGCCATAAGCGATCTGATATTCATCATACTTTATTATATAGTGCACTATCGTAGGCGTGTAGCTTATGAGAATATCCGTGCGTCATTTCCTGAAAAGTCCGATAAGGAATGTCATGACATATGCCGCCGTTTTTTTCGTAATTTCGCCGATTATTTTGTTGAGACCATAAAACTTGCCCATGTCAGCGACGAGCAGATTAAATCGAGGTTTGAGATTGTCGGTATCGAACATGTCGACCGGCTTTTTACCGAAGGACGCAGCATCGCCATGTATTTCGGACATTGCGGTAACTGGGAGTGGGGCACATCGATAACATTGTGGTCACGTTTCAAGCCTTCTGATAAGATTGTCTATGCACAGGTATACCGGCCGCTTACTAACGAATGGTTCAACCACTATTTTCTGATGTTGCGCAGTCGTTTCGGATCGGTGAGTTATGAAAAGAAACTCGTTTTCCGTGACCTTCTGATGCTGCGTCGGGCAGGATGTCAGGCGATAGTCGGCTTTATGAGCGACCAGAAACCGAGTGCCGGAGATGTCACTCATGTGGTAAAGTTTCTCAATCATCCCACGGCGATGATTACAGGAACGGAGACAATAGTGCGTCGTCTTGATATGGCTGCCCTATATTGGGATGTGGAGAAGCCCTCCCGCGGACATTATCGCATGACTGTGCGTTCTCTCACAGAGAATGTGTCTGAGTTGCCGGAATTTGCCCTTACGGACATGTATGCGCGTATGCTTGAGCAGACCATACTCCGCACTCCCGACATATGGCTGTGGACACATAAACGCTGGAAGTATGCTGTGGATTACCCTGAGGGATTCATAGATACTCTTCATTCTCAATCATTGGAATCATGA
- a CDS encoding glycosyltransferase family 2 protein, which produces MKEHHHPSTSVIILNWNGEDMLRRYLPAVLSTTDSSVGEVIVADNGSTDGSVDFLAAEFPQVRVLCLDRNYGFAEGYNRAISMVDTEFVVLLNSDVRPASGWLGPLVDYMKSNPSAGACQPKILSDIEPEKFEYAGACGGFLDCNGYPYCRGRIFDTIESDQGQYDSNMNVDWASGAALMVRRDLYIKSGGLDADFFAHMEEIDLCWRIRLAGMTVGVVPESVVFHLGGGTLPQGNPRKVYLNFRNNLLLLHKNLPDCIRRRRLFVRRLYDTLAFAMFVVRMDWKSAGAVLRAHRDFRKMRSKYTTRPHDNLLSGHNNIIADYYLHRKKKYSDL; this is translated from the coding sequence ATGAAGGAACATCATCATCCATCCACCTCTGTAATAATTCTAAACTGGAACGGCGAGGATATGCTACGCCGTTATCTTCCGGCAGTCTTGTCGACAACAGATTCGTCGGTTGGTGAGGTTATTGTGGCGGACAATGGTTCAACCGATGGTTCTGTTGACTTTCTTGCCGCTGAGTTTCCTCAGGTACGTGTGCTTTGTCTTGACAGGAATTATGGATTCGCCGAGGGGTACAATCGTGCCATTTCTATGGTTGACACTGAGTTTGTGGTATTGCTCAACAGCGATGTGCGTCCGGCTTCAGGGTGGCTTGGTCCGCTGGTCGACTATATGAAGTCAAATCCATCGGCCGGAGCATGTCAGCCTAAGATTCTCAGTGACATTGAGCCGGAAAAGTTCGAGTATGCCGGCGCATGCGGTGGCTTCCTTGACTGTAATGGCTATCCCTATTGCCGAGGACGTATTTTTGATACGATTGAATCTGACCAAGGCCAATATGACAGTAATATGAATGTCGACTGGGCTTCAGGAGCGGCACTTATGGTGCGGCGCGACCTGTATATAAAATCCGGTGGGCTTGATGCTGATTTCTTTGCCCACATGGAGGAGATTGACTTGTGCTGGCGCATTCGGCTGGCTGGTATGACTGTCGGAGTAGTGCCTGAAAGCGTGGTATTCCATCTTGGCGGAGGAACCCTGCCACAAGGTAATCCGCGTAAAGTATATCTTAACTTCCGCAACAATCTTTTGCTCTTGCATAAGAACCTTCCTGACTGCATACGCCGTAGACGGCTGTTTGTCAGACGACTGTACGATACTCTCGCTTTTGCTATGTTTGTTGTCAGGATGGATTGGAAAAGCGCAGGAGCTGTGTTGCGTGCACATCGCGATTTCCGTAAAATGCGAAGTAAGTATACTACCCGTCCGCATGACAATCTCTTGTCGGGACATAATAATATAATCGCAGACTATTATTTGCACAGGAAAAAGAAATACAGTGATTTATGA
- the bcp gene encoding thioredoxin-dependent thiol peroxidase, which yields MNIGDMIPSDLGIDAEGHMVKESDFKGKPLIIYFYPKDNTPGCTAEACSLRDGYADLRNAGYEIIGISKDSPASHEKFADKHSLPFTLLSDTSTEINQAFGVWQKKKMAGREYMGTVRTTFITDTDHRITHIINKVDTKNSAGQILDIIKQA from the coding sequence ATGAATATAGGCGATATGATACCTTCCGACCTTGGGATTGATGCCGAAGGCCACATGGTAAAGGAAAGCGATTTCAAAGGCAAGCCTCTGATAATTTACTTTTATCCCAAAGACAACACTCCGGGATGCACCGCAGAAGCATGCTCTCTGCGCGACGGATATGCCGACCTGCGCAATGCCGGATATGAAATAATCGGCATCAGCAAGGACTCCCCGGCAAGCCATGAAAAATTTGCCGACAAACACTCTCTGCCGTTCACACTGCTGAGCGACACATCGACCGAGATAAACCAGGCATTCGGTGTGTGGCAAAAGAAGAAAATGGCCGGACGGGAATATATGGGCACCGTACGCACTACGTTTATCACCGACACCGACCATCGCATAACACATATAATAAATAAAGTCGACACCAAGAACTCAGCCGGCCAGATACTCGACATAATAAAGCAGGCATGA
- the pta gene encoding phosphate acetyltransferase — translation MGLFEKLTKKAKEERQRIVLPEGTEPRTLTAADRIITEGIADVILIGDPKEIAAAAAELSLTNICKARIVNPADEKVIDKYAPIYFDLRKKKGITIEEARVMTANPLYLGCLMIKNGDADGQVAGALNTTGNVLRAAFQVVKTKPGINSVSGAFVMLLPENSPFGEDGILVFADCAVIPDPDAAQLAEIALSAADTARDIAGITPRIALLSFSTKGSAKHERVEKVIEATKMLQESHPELLVDGELQADAALVPGVAKQKAPGSALEGRADVLIFPSLETGNIAYKLVQRLAGVQAVGPILQGLAAPVNDLSRGCFPEDIYKTIIITCNQAIGAKHA, via the coding sequence ATGGGACTTTTTGAAAAGCTTACAAAAAAAGCAAAAGAGGAGCGCCAGAGAATAGTGCTCCCCGAAGGCACCGAGCCGCGCACACTTACCGCAGCCGACCGTATAATCACCGAAGGCATTGCCGATGTAATATTAATCGGTGATCCCAAGGAGATTGCTGCAGCAGCAGCTGAGCTGTCGCTCACAAATATCTGCAAGGCCAGGATTGTGAATCCTGCCGACGAGAAAGTCATTGACAAGTATGCTCCAATATACTTCGACCTCCGCAAAAAGAAAGGCATTACCATTGAAGAGGCTCGGGTTATGACCGCCAACCCTCTGTATCTTGGATGTCTGATGATTAAGAACGGAGATGCCGACGGACAGGTAGCAGGCGCGCTCAACACTACAGGCAATGTGCTCCGCGCCGCATTCCAGGTAGTAAAGACAAAGCCAGGAATCAACTCCGTAAGCGGAGCATTCGTGATGTTGCTGCCGGAGAATTCTCCCTTCGGAGAGGACGGAATACTTGTGTTTGCCGACTGCGCGGTTATCCCCGACCCCGACGCAGCACAGCTCGCGGAAATCGCGCTTTCAGCCGCCGACACAGCCCGCGATATTGCCGGCATCACCCCTCGTATCGCCCTGCTCAGTTTCTCCACAAAAGGCTCGGCAAAGCATGAACGCGTTGAGAAAGTAATCGAGGCGACAAAGATGCTTCAGGAATCGCACCCCGAACTCCTTGTCGATGGAGAACTTCAGGCCGATGCCGCCCTCGTCCCCGGAGTAGCAAAGCAGAAAGCACCCGGAAGCGCGCTCGAAGGACGTGCAGACGTCCTGATATTCCCCTCTCTTGAGACAGGCAATATCGCCTACAAACTCGTACAGCGCCTTGCCGGAGTGCAGGCTGTAGGCCCAATCCTGCAGGGTCTCGCGGCTCCTGTCAACGACCTTTCAAGAGGTTGTTTCCCTGAAGATATCTATAAGACAATCATCATAACATGCAACCAGGCCATCGGAGCCAAGCATGCATAA
- a CDS encoding diaminopimelate dehydrogenase yields MKKIRAAIIGYGNIGRYVLEALQEAPDFEIAGIVRRNPEAQQPAELKDYPVVADAMQLDNVEVAILCTPTREVEKHARILLAEGINTVDSYDIHTGIADLRATLDPIAKAHGSVAIISAGWDPGSDSIVRALMQAAAPKGITYTNFGPGMSMGHTVAVKSKDGVKNALSMTIPLGTGIHRRMVYVELDGSKSIEEVAAAVKVDPYFSSDETHVMAVPSVDDVRDMGHGVNMVRKGVSGTTQNQRFEFNMSINNPALTAQILVGVARATMIERPGAYTMIEIPVIDMLFGDRDELIRHLV; encoded by the coding sequence ATGAAAAAAATCAGAGCAGCCATCATCGGTTATGGTAACATCGGTCGCTATGTACTTGAGGCTCTTCAGGAAGCGCCCGACTTTGAAATAGCAGGCATCGTACGCCGCAATCCAGAAGCCCAACAGCCGGCCGAACTCAAAGATTATCCTGTAGTAGCAGACGCCATGCAGCTCGACAATGTCGAGGTAGCCATCCTCTGCACGCCCACACGAGAGGTAGAAAAGCACGCACGCATACTCCTTGCCGAAGGGATAAACACCGTAGACAGCTATGACATCCATACCGGCATCGCCGATCTGCGTGCCACACTCGACCCTATCGCCAAAGCTCACGGATCGGTAGCCATAATCTCGGCAGGATGGGATCCGGGCAGCGACTCCATTGTCAGAGCTCTCATGCAGGCGGCAGCACCAAAGGGCATCACCTACACCAACTTCGGTCCAGGCATGAGCATGGGCCATACCGTAGCGGTAAAATCGAAAGATGGCGTAAAAAATGCCTTGTCGATGACAATTCCGTTAGGCACAGGCATACATCGCCGTATGGTGTATGTAGAACTCGACGGATCCAAATCAATTGAAGAAGTTGCCGCTGCAGTCAAAGTCGACCCATATTTCTCATCCGACGAGACACACGTGATGGCAGTACCCTCTGTCGATGATGTCCGCGATATGGGCCATGGAGTAAACATGGTGAGAAAAGGTGTTTCCGGCACAACCCAGAACCAACGGTTTGAGTTTAATATGTCGATTAACAATCCGGCTCTTACAGCACAGATACTCGTAGGAGTGGCTCGTGCGACTATGATTGAACGACCGGGAGCATATACCATGATTGAGATTCCTGTAATCGACATGCTCTTTGGCGACCGCGACGAACTGATACGCCATTTGGTATAA